TTTGAGAAGGTAAAGAAGTTCAGGCTGCACGTAGAAGAAGGCGATATACTGTACGCTATGTATGTTCGCCAGACTGTCCTTAAGGTCATAAAATTCCTCATCATCATTGCCTATAATAGCGCCCTGGTCTCCAAGGTTCAGTTTACGGTGGACTGTAATGTCGACATTCAGGACATGACTGGATATAAGAACTTTTCTTGTAACCACACCATGGCACACTTGTTCTCCAAACTGTCCTTCTGCTACCTGTGTTTCGTAAGTATCTACGGATTGACGTGCCTTTATACCTTATATTGGCTGTTCTACCGTTCTCTACGGGAATACTCTTTCGAGTATGTCCGGCAGGAGACTGGAATTGATGATATTCCAGACGTGAAAAATGACTTTGCTTTTATGCTTCATATGATAGATCAGTACGACCCACTGTATTCCAAGAGATTTGCGGTGTTCCTGTCGGAAGTGAGCGAGAACAAATTAAAACAGCTGAACTTAAATAACGAGTGGACTCCCGACAAACTGAGGCAGAAGCTACAGACGAACGCCCACAACCGGCTGGAACTGCCTCTGATCATGCTCTCTGGCCTTCCAGACACAGTTTTTGAGATCACGGAGTTGCAGTCTCTCAAGCTTGAAATCATCAAGAACGTGATGATACCCGCCACCATCGCGCAGCTGGACAATCTCCAGGAGCTCTCGCTGCACCAGTGCTCTGTCAAGATCCACAGCGCAGCCCTCTCTTTCCTGAAGGAAAACCTCAAGGTCTTGAGCGTCAAGTTTGATGATATGAGGGAGCTGCCCCCCTGGATGTATGGGCTCCGGAATCTGGAAGAGCTCTATCTGGTTGGCTCTCTAAGTCATGATATTTCCAGAAATGTCACTCTTGAGTCTCTGCGGGATCTCAAAAGCCTTAAAATCCTCTCAATCAAAAGCAACGTTTCCAAAATCCCCCAGGCAGTGGTGGACGTTTCCAGCCACCTCCAGAAGATGTGCATACATAACGACGGCACCAAGCTGGTGATGCTCAACAACTTAAAGAAGATGACCAATCTGACAGAGCTGGAGCTGGTCCACTGCGACCTGGAACGCATTCCCCACGCCGTGTTCAGCCTGCTGAGCCTCCAGGAACTGGACCTCAAAGAGAATAACCTGAAATCTATAGAAGAAATCGTTAGCTTCCAGCACTTGAGGAAGTTGACAGTGCTAAAACTGTGGCACAACAGCATCACCTACATCCCAGAGCATATAAAGAAACTCACCAGCCTGGAGCGCCTGGCCTTCAGCCACAACAAAATAGAGGTGCTGCCCTCCCATCTCTTCCTATGCAACAAAATCCGATACTTGGACTTGTCCTACAATGACATTCGGTTCATCCCACCGGAGGTCGGAGTCCTACAGAGTTTACAGTATTTTTCCATCACGTGTAACAAAGTGGAGAGCCTTCCAGATGAACTCTATTTCTGCAAGAAACTTAAAACCCTGAAGATTGGGAAAAACAGCCTATCGGTACTCTCACCGAAAATTGGaaacttattatttctttcctatttagaCGTGAAGGGCAATCACTTTGAAATCCTCCCTCCCGAACTGGGCGACTGCCGGGCCCTGAAGCGAGCCGGGCTCGTGGTGGAGGATGCTCTGTTTGAAACTCTGCCTTCCGACGTCCGGGAGCAAATGAAAGCAGAATAACTGATTTTTTGCTTTAAAGCTTGACCGAAACGCGCTTCTACCAAATACAGTATAAATAACTAGGTAGTCTTGATgcctttcctattttattttatttttttcctctttcacacaaaagaaaatgtacacaAGATTGAGTAAGgagtgtgtattttttaataaaaatttaattgtattttttcaacattaatattttaaagttttatttgtcCTGGAACCTGATGTATCTATTATTGTTTTCTACTGACAGAAACAGATGGTtccatctgtttgtttgttttttgtcatttCACTCTTATGGAAGGGAGGGAATCTTGAGTTGCatgctttttggtatttttgaaaGAGATATTTTGCCAATGCCATTTTTAGCTTGTTTACACCTGTACAGGGTCCttacttttgttttcatcatGTATGCGCCAAGGAGTCTGTGCTAGTTCTTGTAATACCAGCTGCCTTCTGCATTGGCCAAGTCCTTCATCCTACAGAACACTCCTCTCTGGAGTGTAAATTCACATAAGTGCATTGTCACAgactgttgtttttaaaattactcttCATCTCCAACAGAACCCTGAATTGTGTTATTTCATATACCTGACAGTCAATGTGATATTGTTAGGCTAGGATTTCATAAGTGGGTGAAAACAATGATCTTCCATGGCTGACTGATCTGAATTGGTCATTTATAATCTaacttgcatttccaccaacatttcaaagatatcattttaaaaacaaaatacagaggctcccctccccccacctttaaTATTGCTATGTAGTACTGGTGAACAACCTTAGAGAAgctagatttattttaattaaaataggtaattaaattaaaaatcagaatcagaagcctggtttttaagtaatttaattatCTTTGATATCTTGATATGTGGGTacatcagagagaaagaaaattcactGCTTAAGCGCTCTCTGAAAGAGCTGGTGTGCTGTACTCAAGTGCACTGGGTGCTCCGGCCAGGGTGGGGTGGCcatctattcagattttccctGTTATGCAGAATAATCCACATCTATGAAATGGATCTTCCAAAATCCTGCCCTTGCTACGGATGCTAGTGATGTGAGCACAGGACATCTGCTTTTTGGCTTAAAATAAGCATCTCATCTAAAATGGTTCTGTGACTTTTTTCAAAAGGGGTGAATAAATTGCTAAGTGGATGCCACTTAGAAATCATTTTTGTCTGATGGTCAGcagagcttttatttatcttcGTATTTAAGCCAACGTAGTATATGCATCTTGGGCAAAATCTGCTACTGATTCTTAAGCTGTGTagaacaggaaaatgaaaacactatttgTGCCCTCAACCCGTGACCAGTATTACGGATCATAGGAATATTGTTTTATGTGATAAATTCACACTGACTGTTTTCGGAACTCTAGTCTGATCTCAGAGAGTTTTGTGACttaacaatgaaagaaaatagaaagatgatTTGGGGTTTCAAAATActgcttttaaattttgctcCTTGATCCTGGTGATTTTGCGCAGTGCTGCTTGGAGTCATAGACAGAGTCATATACAGAACTACTCAGCAGATACATGTACCTCAGTCACGTTTGAAATGCTATGAGATGTCGTGGAGTGAAGGATTTGGGAAAGAGATGCTTTCATTTGTTTAGTAATGAAATCATGTAATCCAGATTGCTTTATTGTTTCTGCTCTATGTCAAAGTGTTGGAACAGTGATTTTGTATAACTTATTTCCCACCTAGAATTGAAATGATATGTTTAAGGTAGTCACATGGCTATGTTTCTTATAGGAGACAATATTCAATTCCAGAATATGGTTAGGATCTTGATTATAAATAATGGGTTGTATTTAGAAACACAGCCCTCtttgttttaaacaaagaaacaaaagacttgGAAGATTCTCCATGGCTGATCATGACAGAAATACCCTGTTGAAAGGTAAGCTTAAATAACTACTGTTACAACACTGGGTGCACTATTTTTCTGGAtaaaatttatagttattttctaTATCACCCTTTGAAAGGGATCTATTCAggttaaaaatcatatttatgcTGAAGTCTTTATCTGGTATTAATTCATGTCACAGGGGTTCATAACCAAAGTGACTAGTAGTTTTATCACTTGTAAAATTTGTTCACAATTCCAAAAGACtctgatttgttttcttaatgatttCACAGGCTGACCCCTAACCTAAATTCTAAATAACATCCAGTAAATCAGTATTGTTCTATGACTTTATGTTTTAACTAATAAGGAAAACTCATAGATGTTTCtattagattttataaaaattcaaaagtctCCAATTCCATCTTGAGTCTCAATTTTCTGACTCTGGCCCTTTTCAATATTACAAGTTTTTGTTCACATTTATAAGCAAAAAGTATTCAATTACATTTAGCCTTTAAATGGGAAACTCAGGTAAATGAACTGCTGACTTTTCTAAAGTCCTTTAATGGATCAACTCAGTGTAAAAGGGGTATTTACCTATTCCCTTTCTGTATTTTACAAGTGCTCTTGCTAAAAAGGAACAACTAGCTCTATTTCTCCAATCTCTGTAGGATTCATGAGAAGCTgcttatgtaaatataaaagcaCCACATGTACTCATATCTCCTATGGCTGCTTGAGGCCCATGATGGGTATGCTTTTGGGTCAGTTTTAATGGTTAAGTATAGAACAGGTCTCCAGTGATGGTCTGGTTGAAGCAGAGCATATAATTATACCCCAGTGGAACTCACCTAAGACCACACCTCAGAAAACTAATTATGTAtgaggtttttgctttgttttgtttttaacacaacACTTTAATATATGTGTTCTTGATACAGTGAGACAACTGTAAATTTTTCTTGTCGTTCACCCACCTTTTCCCTGCCATTACATTTCCCATGTAGCTACTGCAAAGACTTCCAGCAATTTACATGGCATCCTGTTCAGCAGCACTGTATTTTCAGAAAGGCCTGGAAAATATGCCTGCAATGAGTATTTTGTTCATTCAGAGGTGCCTCTTTATCTGCCTCTCAAGCTGTCTTCTTAGAGAGGATCTTAAACAACCTGGAATCTTTCTCGGGTTACTTGGGGTGAGGAAAGTCCAAGTTCTTGCAATATGCTGTCTTATGATTtctgagacaaagaaagagaagacagattCTTTGTGTCTCTTCTTACCATTTCCCCCAAGAGGAGTTTtgctattgtttgtttttctagttctattgtttttaaaaagtccatttttaaGTAGTTTATTCGACTCTCTAATTTCTTACCAAATCCCTGATTAAGAGTCATGCTATATTTACTTAAACAGTGAACACTCATGATCCATCTTTATGAATGAAAATGGTCAGCAGTACTTAGCAGTGAATGGataagataaattttaatataatttccaCTTGTGTTCTCCCATTAATTCTGAATGTGATAATGCTAGCCAAGCAGTTCACATTTTTGGTAGGGTCTCAAGAACTCACAGTAGGTTCCTGTAGTGACCCTAAGTTAGTAAGACAAGTGAACAAAACAGCCCAGTTACGAGTGAGGGAAATGCTACCATTGATTTATCAGATttagtgctcgctttggcagcacatgtACTAAAATTGATTTATCAGATTTAGGCCTCAGCGACATGCTTCTAGGACAATTTCATACCAGCCTTTCAAACTAGGTGTCCACTCTTACTGCCTCTTCCCAGAGCCATGTACTGACACAGGTAATATCCTTAAGTTCAttctggggagagggaagagtgTCCTCTggcccagggatttttttttttttttttaatcagaagacCCTGAAAAGGGGTACTTTGAACAACTTAACCTGTTGGCCATGTTAAGTAATGGTTCCTATGCATGGTTTTAAACGTAGGTACAGATTTGCTCTCTGCTGAATACTGTTTCCTCCCCGACCTGACTGCCTCTCCAATGAGTATTTTTACTGGAGTTGAAACTCAATGCCTTATGTGCTCActtagttgtttctttttctgctacttaTTTTCTCTCACTGTCTGTCCAGATTGTGTCAAATGCTGGTAAAACCTCTAAGACTGTCAAGAAAATGCTTGAGAGTCGATTCATCAAAGCGCAAATTCCTGACAAAATGTCTTCATGTTATTTGGCTATGTAGCACATAGGAACAGAAAATAAcggaaataaagtcatttttgtaATTCAAAATTGAGATTCGTCCCTTATTCGATTACAGAAGTTGTGTTTATCTCTTGCATTTCTCCTGGGTTTTGCATATGCCGTTGCTAGGGCTCTCTGTACTGTGCAGGAAATAGGCAGCATGCCTTCTTTCACTTCGTGTTTAGCGAGTTTCTGCAATTGTGActaattatttccttccttaattCACTGTGCTGCTGCATCCacctcaggtgcccctggagttcCATTTGAGTAATTAGTGCTTTAATATGTAGTCTGGAGTGCAGCGGCTGTGCCTTTGCCAGATCAGATTATGCAATTGCTGTCCAGCGCAGCTTTCACAAAACACTTCCACGGTAATGATTGTGGTTACTTAAAGGAATCAGGATGCTTCTGCTCAGCTAGGAAGCCTCCCCTTGTTAGCCACATACCCTTCGGGCTTATGGAAgtcctttttaagaaaactttataTGCCACTCACgcagaagaaaataacttttgaaGCTAAATTGTCACTTGCCGTGTTTTCCTATAGTCACTTGTGACTCCATCATTTTACTGATAATCAACTGATAGCCTTTGGGAGAAAGACTTGAGACCAAGAAGGATTCTGAGTGTGGCAAGAGGCCCTGTGAGTGTGTGCATCAGAAACTCACACAGGATCGTGTGGCAGCTCGAGAAATTTTGGAGACATGAGCTGAGAAATGCAGTAGAATGCAGAGAGCTGGCGATTCAGGGCAACTTGCACATACAGAGAAGTCGGCCCACTGGTGCCTTCCAATGGCCCATCTTCTGGCCCTTTGATTTATGCATAATATTGAGATAAACACTGATGTTGAATAAATTGATTCAGTTATTCACTATTGTTCAGGCTAGTGAGATATAAGCATTTTTGTTTGTGTTCAGAAGTATATAAGAGGGAAGTCACTAAAGACAATTTTAGACTCTGTGAGATACTCTGACCCTATGTATTTCTGAGTATAAGTTTCAATATTATCCTAAGTATCCAAGTAAGAAAAAAACGAGAGGCTGTATTATTTTTGTGAGCAATTCTTTGAATGCAGGCTATATGTTTTAGATTTCATATTTGAACAAAGCAAGGTACAAACGTGAATATGATCAGCATACCTTAGATGAAAGTATTTGCagagtttaaatattttgcataaaaGACATAGTATTAGACAAAGGTGTTATTACCAAACATAAACCAAACTGGCCATTCTGATTATTTTGATTTAGGGAATCTTGTTAGAAAGTTTGtgaacagggcacctgggtatctcagtcggtgacacgtctgcctttggctccggtcatgatcctgggtgaTGAGCTCAAGCTCCTCAtcgagctccttgctcagtggggagtctgcttctccctctccctctgcctgcaacgccccctacttgtgctctctcgatctctctctctctgagtcaaatgaataagaatcttaaaaaaagaaaaagtttccaaACAAGTGGAAAATGGgccttctcttcatttttttaatctttcaagaaatttattttatttcaacttgTTACATTTAGATATcaccatttattttctcatttttattttttatttttttattttttattattttagggttttttgttgttgttgttaagattttatttatttatccatgacagacagagagagagagagagaggcagagacacaggcagagggagaagcaggctccatgcagggagccccatgtgggactccatcccaggtcttcaggatcaggccctgggctgaaggtggcgctaaactgctgagccacccgggctgccctattttttagttttttaaaagattttatttctgagagacacagagagagagacagagagagaggcagagataggagaagcaggctccatgcaaagagcccaatatgggacttgatccctggattctgggatcacaccctgagccgaaggcagatgctcaacctctgagccactcaggcgtcccaagacataaccctttaaaaaatatttattagttcaATTTTTAGTAATAGATCCAGGTAACATAGCTCTTGGGAAAAGTGACACAAAGGAGGCAGCACatacttttgtgttttatatcTCCTTTATGgtctaagataaaaataataaacttccagcagtgattttaatataaaaatcataatatttcTTCAATCTTAATTGCAATGGTTCTTGGGATTCCTTTATGATTTCATATAGTCTTCGTGGAGTAATCTTGTTAAAATTATACTCTAACATTTGGACAGCCTAATTCTGTAACTGGGAGCCTTGGGGCTCTGAAGGGGCCATCAGCCCTGTCCACATTGGTTCGGGGATGGATTATTTTCCTAGGGCTTCCATAACAATCTACCACATGTGGGCTAGCTTCCACAAACAAATTTATCATCTCACAGCGCTAGGTCGAGGTGTCAGTAGGGCTTGTGGCATCCAAGGGCTGTAAGAGAAGACCTGCTCCACACCTCTCTCCTGTCTTTTGGTGGTTTGTCTGCAATCTTTGACAATCCTTGATTTACAGGTGCGTCACTcaatctctgctttcatcttcATTTGGCATCTTCACTGTGTGTCTACCTCTGTGTTCAaacttccctcttcttttttaaaaattttacttatgagagagagagagagagagaaaacacaagtcacatgaatggagggaggggcagagggagagggagccccacatagggctcaatcccaggatcctgagatcaagacctgagcagacacttaaccaactgagccacccgggtggctTCCTGTTTTTATAAGAATTccatcatattggattagggcccaccctaataaTTTAACCTTAATATGATAATCTGCAGAGATTCTATTTGCAAATAAGGCCACTTTCCCAGGTACAGGGGATTGGGACTTCATCATTCTTAGGGTGCCGGAGAGCAAGAATTCGTGTCCTCTTCAAAGTCCCTCtggctggactaagaatcaaattgatatgAGACAAATTagcaggagaaaaatcaattttaatgaCATACCtatggggaatccacacagactGGAAATCctagaaacaggaaaaatgaGATCTATATGTCatcctgaactaaggagaagggggTGGAGGTCTGGGACTTCCAAGGGAAGAAATGCAATTCCCAGGGCaggaagaagagcagatgtttggtaattagatgtttgctgGACCATGTAGATAGGTCACTCAGATAAGTGCATCTCGGCTGATAAACCTCATTCTGGGAAAGACTTCAGTTTAGATTCTTCTGTGTAGTTAAGGGAGAGGCAAAAACTTTCTCAGGGCctcatttgccttcagctcaaaattatcttcatgccaaagtggcccatctcAGGGTGGCCTGTCCTTGGCCACTACAGGGAACACGATTCAACCCATAGCACTAGGCAAGATCCTGCTCTTTCTTAATAAGACTAATACATCCCAGGATTCTTAGAAACATAGAATTCAGAGCCCTTAAAGATTGGTTAATTCAGAGGTTTTCAAATAATGTTTCAAGAAGCTCTCTAATTGTCCAATGAAATCTCTCAGGAGGACTGGGGACTAGATAAGGCTCCTGTTTCCT
The sequence above is drawn from the Canis lupus baileyi chromosome 8, mCanLup2.hap1, whole genome shotgun sequence genome and encodes:
- the LRRC8C gene encoding volume-regulated anion channel subunit LRRC8C isoform X1, whose product is MIPVTEFRQFSEQQPAFRVLKPWWDVFTDYLSVAMLMIGVFGCTLQVMQDKIICLPKRVQPSQNHSSVSNVSQAVASTTPLPPPKPSPTNPATVEMKGLKTDLDLQQYSFINQMCYERALHWYAKYFPYLVLIHTLVFMLCSNFWFKFPGSSSKIEHFISILGKCFDSPWTTRALSEVSGEDSEEKDNRKNNMSRSNTIQSGPEGSLVNSQSLKSIPEKFVVDKSTAGALDKKEGEQAKALFEKVKKFRLHVEEGDILYAMYVRQTVLKVIKFLIIIAYNSALVSKVQFTVDCNVDIQDMTGYKNFSCNHTMAHLFSKLSFCYLCFVSIYGLTCLYTLYWLFYRSLREYSFEYVRQETGIDDIPDVKNDFAFMLHMIDQYDPLYSKRFAVFLSEVSENKLKQLNLNNEWTPDKLRQKLQTNAHNRLELPLIMLSGLPDTVFEITELQSLKLEIIKNVMIPATIAQLDNLQELSLHQCSVKIHSAALSFLKENLKVLSVKFDDMRELPPWMYGLRNLEELYLVGSLSHDISRNVTLESLRDLKSLKILSIKSNVSKIPQAVVDVSSHLQKMCIHNDGTKLVMLNNLKKMTNLTELELVHCDLERIPHAVFSLLSLQELDLKENNLKSIEEIVSFQHLRKLTVLKLWHNSITYIPEHIKKLTSLERLAFSHNKIEVLPSHLFLCNKIRYLDLSYNDIRFIPPEVGVLQSLQYFSITCNKVESLPDELYFCKKLKTLKIGKNSLSVLSPKIGNLLFLSYLDVKGNHFEILPPELGDCRALKRAGLVVEDALFETLPSDVREQMKAE
- the LRRC8C gene encoding volume-regulated anion channel subunit LRRC8C isoform X2 gives rise to the protein MQDKIICLPKRVQPSQNHSSVSNVSQAVASTTPLPPPKPSPTNPATVEMKGLKTDLDLQQYSFINQMCYERALHWYAKYFPYLVLIHTLVFMLCSNFWFKFPGSSSKIEHFISILGKCFDSPWTTRALSEVSGEDSEEKDNRKNNMSRSNTIQSGPEGSLVNSQSLKSIPEKFVVDKSTAGALDKKEGEQAKALFEKVKKFRLHVEEGDILYAMYVRQTVLKVIKFLIIIAYNSALVSKVQFTVDCNVDIQDMTGYKNFSCNHTMAHLFSKLSFCYLCFVSIYGLTCLYTLYWLFYRSLREYSFEYVRQETGIDDIPDVKNDFAFMLHMIDQYDPLYSKRFAVFLSEVSENKLKQLNLNNEWTPDKLRQKLQTNAHNRLELPLIMLSGLPDTVFEITELQSLKLEIIKNVMIPATIAQLDNLQELSLHQCSVKIHSAALSFLKENLKVLSVKFDDMRELPPWMYGLRNLEELYLVGSLSHDISRNVTLESLRDLKSLKILSIKSNVSKIPQAVVDVSSHLQKMCIHNDGTKLVMLNNLKKMTNLTELELVHCDLERIPHAVFSLLSLQELDLKENNLKSIEEIVSFQHLRKLTVLKLWHNSITYIPEHIKKLTSLERLAFSHNKIEVLPSHLFLCNKIRYLDLSYNDIRFIPPEVGVLQSLQYFSITCNKVESLPDELYFCKKLKTLKIGKNSLSVLSPKIGNLLFLSYLDVKGNHFEILPPELGDCRALKRAGLVVEDALFETLPSDVREQMKAE